Genomic segment of Paenibacillaceae bacterium GAS479:
TGTGCCGGGTTTATAAGGGCTGTCGATGAATGTGAAACGAATAGCCAACGGATTGCGGCGTTCACCGAACGTCTCTCCTGGCATGTCTCCCGTTACATAGTTGAAGTCCTGTTCCATCGCTTCCTTAAGCTCACTGTCCGCCGAGACCACATCCAGTAGTCCGGTTCTCGTATTGTTGAGGCTGCTCGCAAAAAGCCGCCATAAGTCAGTAACTCGAACTCCTGCCCCACTAGCCAAGCCCTTGAACATAGGGGACAGCAAACCGCCGTACAATTGCTCCAGCATCAGCTGCCTCTCTGGGGCAGCCAGTCTGATCGGAGTCGGCTCCAGACGAATTGACGAGCAAATGAAGCCTATAGACGCGTAAGAGACATCCTCCGGCTTATAAAGCACCATCTGCCAGTCCTCAGGGTCGAGTGAGACGCTGCCGGCACCGCTAGCCGTCAAATAATGAACGCTTCCCGTTATACTCCGAATCCAGGATGGAAAGTATGTAGCGGCAGGTTCTATAGAAGGTGAAGGAATCAATTCTGCATAACGGCTCAGAAATAGTAGTGCTGTCTCAGGATTCTCCGCAAGCTCACGAGCTGAGGCCTGCATACGGATGCCCTCCGGCATCTCCTTAAGCAGTCCAATTTTGCCATGCAACATATCCTGCGTCTGACTCACCATTCCTGAAGCCCCTCTCAAAAAAGAAATACCGGCGGTTTAAACACCCGCCGGTTGCAGTACTCGCTGCGGTTCACCTTCAGCATCCAGTACCGGTCGCTCAACTGTACGTTCCCCTGTCGCAAGTGCGTACGGAAGACAGAGAGGGACGCCAGTGCGAGGATCGCTAACGATATCAGCTTCAATACCGAACACGTCACGCATTACTTTCGGTGTCATAACTTCCACGGGCGAACCTTCTGCAAGCACAGTTCCCGATTTGATCGCAACCATGTGATGGGCAAATCTAGAAGCATGATTAAGGTCATGAACGACCATAACAATCGTTCTATTCTCTTTGGCATTCAGTTGCTGCAACAGTTGAAGTACATCCAGCTGATGTGCCATGTCCAGGAAAGTTGTCGGTTCATCAAGGAAGAGGATATCTGTCTCCTGTGCTAACGCCATTGCGATCCAACCACGCTGCCGCTGTCCACCGGACAATTGATCTACAGGACGGTCAGCGAACATAGTCATACCCGTAGCGTCCAGAGCCCAGGCAATAATCTCACGGTCTTCCTTACGCATGGAGCTGAACCCCTTTTGATAAGGAAAACGTCCGTAGGAGACGAGTTCTTGCACCGTCAATCCGTCAGGAGCCGTTGGATTCTGAGGCAGGATAGCCAGCTCTTTGGCTACATCCTTTGTAGATTGCTTGTGGATAGACTTGCCGTCCAACAGCACTTGGCCGTTCTGAGGCGACATCAGCCGCGCCATCGTTTTCAGAATGGTCGACTTACCGGATCCATTGGAGCCTACGAGCGCAGTAATCTTCCCTTGAGGAATGCTCAAATTGAGATCTCGAACGATTTGCCTCTTCTCATAGGCTATATCAAGCTGGCTGGTTACTAAACGAACCATGCTGCATGCTCCTCTCTCCTGCCGGAGCCATGCTCCGAGTCCTTGATAACGATTATCATTATAGTATTTATGATAACGTTTCTCACTTGTCTTGTCAAAAGAAACCTTCTGAACCCTGTCTACGGCCTGAAGGTTAATAGTTGATTTTGCTTCATTTTATGAATGTTGAAAAGAATAGATAAAAACGAAAAAAAACCTTGATTTCTCAAGGTTTTTAATCAATTATGCGCGTAGAGGGACTTGAACCCCCACGCCGAAGGCGCCAGATCCTAAGTCTGGTGCGTCTGCCAATTCCGCCATACGCGCAAGTGAAAAGTGAGCCATGAAGGACTCGAACCTTCGACACCCTGATTAAAAGTCAGGTGCTCTACCAACTGAGCTAATGGCTCATGAATGGCTGGGGATTCAGGGATCGAACCTGAGAATGACGGAGTCAAAGTCCGTTGCCTTACCGCTTGGCTAATCCCCAATACATGAGTGGTGGAAGCTGAGGGGATCGAACCCCCGACCCTCTGCTTGTAAGGCAGATGCTCTCCCAGCTGAGCTAAGCTTCCTAAATAGAATGGCCGTTATAGCCAACTCTTATGTAGAAATAAAAAAATGGTGACCCGTAGGGGATTCGAACCCCTGTTACCTCCGTGAAAGGGAGGTGTCTTAACCCCTTGACCAACGGGCCGCGCCTATGGAGCTCTCAACCGGGATCGAACCGGTGACCTCATCCTTACCATGGATGCACTCTACCTACTGAGCTATGAGAGCAAATGGCTCCCCGAACAGGACTCGAACCTGTGACAACTCGATTAACAGTCGAGTGCTCTACCAACTGAGCTATCAGGGAATATAAAGCTAAATGCCTCTTCAAAGCTTGCGCCCTGAAAACTGGATCGAATGATATGCCGTGCTGACCGGCTGTTGTGTGACGGATTTGGATAAGCCCTCGACCGATTAGTATTCGTCAGCTGCACGCATTGCTGCGCTTCCACCTCGAACCTATCAACCTAGTCGTCTTCTAGGGGTCTTACATACTGGGAAATCTCATCTTGAGGGGGGCTTCGCGCTTAGATGCTTTCAGCGCTTATCCCGTCCGTACTTGGCTACCCAGCTGTGCTCCTGGCGGAACAACTGGTACACCAGCGGTACGTCCATCCCGGTCCTCTCGTACTAAGGACAGCTCCTCTCAAATTTCCTGCGCCCACGACAGATAGGGACCGAACTGTCTCACGACGTTCTGAACCCAGCTCGCGTACCGCTTTAATGGGCGAACAGCCCAACCCTTGGGACCTACTTCAGCCCCAGGATGCGATGAGCCGACATCGAGGTGCCAAACCTCCCCGTCGATGTGGACTCTTGGGGGAGATAAGCCTGTTATCCCCAGGGTAGCTTTTATCCGTTGAGCGATGGCCCTTCCATTCGGTACCACCGGATCACTAAGCCCGACTTTCGTCCCTGCTCGACTTGTAGGTCTCGCAGTCAAGCTCCCTTATGCCTTTGCACGCTTCGAATGATTTCCAACCATTCTGAGGGAACCTTTGGGCGCCTCCGTTACATTTTAGGAGGCGACCGCCCCAGTCAAACTGTCCACCTGACACGGTCCCTCTGCCGGTTTCACGGCAGCAGGTTAGAACTCCGATACGATCAGGGTGGTATCCCAACGGTGCCTCCACCGAAGCTGGCGCTCCGGCTTCCTAGGCTCCCACCTATCCTGTACAGATCGTACCAAAGTCCAATATCAAGTTACAGTAAAGCTCCATGGGGTCTTTCCGTCTTGTCGCGGGTAACCTGCATCTTCACAGGTAGTAAAATTTCACCGGATCTCTCGTTGAGACAGCGCCCAAGTCGTTACGCCATTCGTGCGGGTCAGAATTTACCTGACAAGGAATTTCGCTACCTTAGGACCGTTATAGTTACGGCCGCCGTTTACTGGGGCTTCGGTTCACAGCTTCGGGTTACCCCTAACCGCTCCCCTTAACCTTCCAGCACCGGGCAGGCGTCAGCCCGTATACTTCGCCTTACGGCTTCGCACAGACCTGTGTTTTTGCTAAACAGTCGCTTGGGCCTTTTCACTGCGGCCCCCTCGGGCTATTCACCCTACCGAGGCACCCCTTCTCCCGAAGTTACGGGGTCATGTTGCCGAGTTCCTTAACGAGAGTTATTCCGCGCGCCTTAGCATGCTCTGCTCGCCTACCTGTGTCGGTTTGCGGTACGGGCACCTTCACCTGGCTAGAGGCTTTTCTTGGCAGCTGGAGATCATGACCTTCGGTACTGTAATTTTCCCTCCCCATCACAGCCCAGCTTTATACGGTTTGCGGATTTGCCAACAAACCAGCCTCACTGCTTGGACGGACACATCCATCGGTCCGCGTCACTACCCTTCTGCGTCACCCCATTGCTCATAACGGTTTACGGTGGTACAGGAATATCAACCTGTTGTCCTTCGACTACGCCTTTCGGCCTCGCCTTAGGTCCCGACTTACCCTGAGCGGACGAACCTTCCTCAGGAACCCTTAGGCTTTCGGCGGATCAGATTCTCACTGATCTTTTCGTTACTCATACCGGCATTCTCACTTGTGTACTGTCCACCAGTCCTTACGGTCTGACTTCAACCTATACACAACGCTCCCCTACCCAAGTATCTAATGATACATGTCATAGCTTCGGTGGTGTGTTTAGCCCCGTTACATTTTCGGCGCAGAGTCACTCGACCAGTGAGCTATTACGCACTCTTTAAATGGTGGCTGCTTCTAAGCCAACATCCTGGTTGTCTGGGCAACTCCACATCCTTTCCCACTTAACACACACTTGGGGACCTTAGCTGATGATCTGGGCTGTTTCCCTCTTGACGATGGATCTTAGCACTCACCGTCTGACTCCCGGTTATACATGACTGGCATTCGGAGTTTGACTGGACTTGGTAACCCTTGGCGGGCCCCGCACCCAATCAGTGCTCTACCTCCAGCATGCTCAACACCGAGGCTAGCCCTAAAGCTATTTCGGGGAGAACCAGCTATTTCCGGGTTCGATTGGAATTTCTCCGCTACCCCCACCTCATCCCCGAATTTTTCAACATTCGTGGGTTCGGGCCTCCAGTGCGTGTTACCGCACCTTCACCCTGGACAGGGGTAGATCACCCGGTTTCGGGTCTACATCCACGTACTATGGCGCCCTATTCAGACTCGCTTTCGCTGCGGCTCCGTCTTCCCGACTTAACCTTGCACGTGAACGTAACTCGCCGGTTCATTCTACAAAAGGCACGCCATCACCCATATAGAGGGCTCTGACTTTTTGTAAGCGCACGGTTTCAGGTTCTATTTCACTCCGCTCCCGCGGTGCTTTTCACCTTTCCCTCACGGTACTGCTTCACTATCGGTCGCCAGAGAGTATTTAGCCTTGGCAGATGGTCCTGCCGGATTCCCACGAGGTTTCACGTGTCTCGCGGTACTCGGGATCCGTCTCGGAGGGAATGGACTTTTGGGTACAGGGCTTTTACCTTTTGTAGCGGGCCTTTCCAGACCTCTTCGCCTAACCCATTCCTTTGTAACTCCATGTGAGACGTCCCACAACCCCAAGGAGCAAGCCCCTTGGTTTGGGCTAATCCGCGTTCGCTCGCCGCTACTGACGGAATCACTATTGTTTTCTCTTCCTCAGGGTACTTAGATGTTTCAGTTCCCCTGGTATGCCTCACATAGCGCTATGTATTCACGCTATAGTAACTGGACATTACTCCAGCTGGGTTTCCCCATTCGGAAATCCCCGGATCAACGCTTGCTTACAGCTCCCCGAGGCCTATCGTGGTTCGCCACGTCCTTCTTCGGCTTCTGGCGCCTAGGCATCCTCCGTGCGCTCTTAGTAGCTTAACCATTGCTCCGGTTCCAAGGAACCTTCGCTTCACCTTGTCCGAAGACAAGCTGACCGGTAAGCAACAGCTTTCGGATGTTTCAGCATTTCATATCGTTCGTATCCAGTTTTCAAGGAACAAGGTGTTTTATGGACGTATCGACTACTGAGGTAAACCTCGGTAAAAGATAGTTCCTATAAAATTGTTTGGTGGAGCCAAGGAGGATCGAACTCCTGACCTCCTGCGTGCAAGGCAGGCGCTCTCCCAGCTGAGCTATAGCCCCGTATAAGATAGTCTCCTATGAGACAAAATGGTGGGCCTTAGTGGACTCGAACCACCGACCTCACCCTTATCAGGGGTGCGCTCTAACCAGCTGAGCTAAAGGCCCTTATTCATTCTCCTAAGCGAATCATCATAATATAAAGGAAATCCTCTATACCAAATGATTCCACAAAAGAATTTTTGGCGCAATAATTGCACCGCTTGGCGACGTCCTACTCTCCCAGGACCCTGCGGTCCAAGTACCATCGGCGCTGGAAGGCTTAACGGTCGTGTTCGGGATGGGTACGCGTGGTTCCCTTCCGCCATCGCCACCAAACGATGTATCGGGGATGTTTTCCACCATTCCGTGAAATGGAATAAAGGAAAAGCATCGTTTCTTGCATCTTGAAAGAGGTTTGCTCTTTCAAAACTGACAACGAGTGAGTGACAAGCCGGTTTTGGAATCTTGCGATTCCGATTTGAAACCCGAGGGTTTCTCGTGAGGCATCTGGCGATGCCTCGGTTTTGAATGCTTCCGTTGCAGGAAGCGATTCTCCATAGAAAGGAGGTGATCCAGCCGCACCTTCCGATACGGCTACCTTGTTACGACTTCACCCCAATCATCTACCCCACCTTCGGCGGCTGGCTCCCTTGCGGGTTACCCCACCGACTTCGGGTGTTGTAAACTCTCGTGGTGTGACGGGCGGTGTGTACAAGACCCGGGAACGTATTCACCGCGGCATGCTGATCCGCGATTACTAGCAATTCCGACTTCATGCAGGCGAGTTGCAGCCTGCAATCCGAACTGAGACCGGCTTTTTAGGATTGGCTCCACCTCGCGGTTTCGCGGCCCGTTGTACCGGCCATTGTAGTACGTGTGTAGCCCAGGTCATAAGGGGCATGATGATTTGACGTCATCCCCGCCTTCCTCCGGTTTGTCACCGGCAGTCAATTCAGAGTGCCCACCATGATGTGCTGGC
This window contains:
- a CDS encoding iron complex transport system ATP-binding protein, which encodes MVRLVTSQLDIAYEKRQIVRDLNLSIPQGKITALVGSNGSGKSTILKTMARLMSPQNGQVLLDGKSIHKQSTKDVAKELAILPQNPTAPDGLTVQELVSYGRFPYQKGFSSMRKEDREIIAWALDATGMTMFADRPVDQLSGGQRQRGWIAMALAQETDILFLDEPTTFLDMAHQLDVLQLLQQLNAKENRTIVMVVHDLNHASRFAHHMVAIKSGTVLAEGSPVEVMTPKVMRDVFGIEADIVSDPRTGVPLCLPYALATGERTVERPVLDAEGEPQRVLQPAGV